One genomic window of [Clostridium] scindens ATCC 35704 includes the following:
- the nadA gene encoding quinolinate synthase NadA, which yields MDITEKIKKLKEEKNAVILAHYYVRPEVQEIADYIGDSFYLSKVAVGLTEQTIIFAGVSFMGESAKILNPGKTVLMPDASADCAMAHMADAQIISKMRDTYEDLAVVCYINSTAELKRHSDVCVTSANAAKIVKALPNKNIFFIPDRNLAHHVAEQVPEKNFVYNEGYCPVHEKMQIAEIKEVKRQHPEALILTHPECPEEIRKISDYVGSTSGIIAYAGKSENKEFIICTENGVRYELEKQNPEKRFYFTKTEPVCEDMKTITLEKILHVLENGDNEIHVADELRRNSKKPLERMLELAK from the coding sequence ATGGATATCACGGAAAAGATTAAAAAGTTAAAAGAGGAAAAGAACGCGGTCATTCTGGCCCACTATTATGTCAGGCCCGAGGTGCAAGAGATTGCCGACTATATTGGGGACTCCTTCTATCTGAGTAAGGTGGCTGTGGGTCTGACAGAACAGACTATTATATTTGCCGGCGTGTCGTTCATGGGCGAGAGCGCCAAGATCCTGAATCCAGGAAAGACGGTCCTTATGCCGGATGCCTCGGCAGATTGTGCCATGGCGCATATGGCAGATGCTCAGATCATAAGCAAAATGCGGGATACATACGAGGATCTGGCAGTGGTATGCTACATTAATTCTACGGCGGAACTCAAGCGGCATTCCGACGTATGCGTGACATCTGCTAATGCGGCGAAGATCGTCAAAGCGCTGCCCAATAAGAATATATTCTTTATCCCTGATAGGAATCTGGCACATCATGTAGCGGAACAAGTGCCGGAGAAGAATTTCGTCTATAATGAAGGATACTGTCCGGTACATGAGAAGATGCAGATCGCAGAGATAAAGGAAGTCAAGAGGCAGCACCCGGAGGCATTGATCTTGACGCACCCTGAATGCCCGGAAGAGATCCGAAAGATATCGGATTATGTAGGAAGCACCTCCGGCATTATCGCATATGCAGGAAAGAGTGAAAATAAAGAATTTATCATCTGCACGGAAAATGGGGTACGCTATGAACTGGAAAAGCAGAACCCGGAAAAAAGGTTCTATTTTACGAAGACGGAGCCAGTCTGTGAAGATATGAAGACAATCACGCTGGAGAAGATCCTCCATGTTCTGGAGAATGGGGACAATGAGATTCATGTAGCCGATGAACTGCGCAGGAACTCTAAAAAGCCGCTGGAAAGAATGCTGGAGCTGGCGAAATAG